The Narcine bancroftii isolate sNarBan1 unplaced genomic scaffold, sNarBan1.hap1 Scaffold_125, whole genome shotgun sequence genome has a window encoding:
- the LOC138750372 gene encoding uncharacterized protein, translating into MNFENFLRFIRVEEDNQRLTSLLSMVSLRVYENIQDETTYTTAIKVLKELYDQPVNRVHARLMLTSRKQQPSESSRAYLQVLKGLGKDCNCVDKTAAEITSDLVRDAYVAGLRSNEVRLCLLEQGVEKLEDMVWISITMEDAALTPNELSRDWTTRSDVGRVPFYLPPPEILMAYRLLLHCPLRTQNVISAGGTSTAGPSPQQEKPGPRSALKRATLLQSVGLKWPPANTVPRVKPNHHYPIQTLLPQSSRPMRARVPCTATPNVTEMPNPEGAAHPRNHGVGPPLAPVRNTRPSHGPDCGNCCCCCRHRHPRGRRYCCPLPVCRCRRRC; encoded by the coding sequence atgaactttgaaaacttcctgagattcattcgggtggaggaggataaccagcgtctaacatcattgctgtctatggtgtccttgagagtctacgagaacatccaggatgagaccacttacaccacagccataaaggtactgaaagaactgtatgatcaaccggtgaacagagttcatgcccggctcatgcttacgtcgaggaagcaacagcccagcgagtccagcagggcatatttacaagtattaaagggattgggcaaggactgtaactgtgtggacaaaactgctgccgagatcactagcgaccttgtccgggatgcctatgtggccgggctccgatcgaacgaagtgaggctgtgcttgctcgaacaaggggtagaaaaactagaggacatggtctgGATTtcgatcacaatggaggatgcagccttaacgcctaatgagctctctagggactggaccacaCGTTCTGATGTcggtagagtgcccttctacctaccaccccccgagatactgatggcctatcggctgctgctacactgccccctgcgaacccaaaatgttatttctgcgggagggacaagcacagcaggtcccagtccccaacaagaaaagccaggtcccagaagtgccttaaaaagggccactttgctgcagtctgtaggtctaaaatggccgccagcaaacacagtgcctcgtgtgaagcccaaccaccactatcccattcaaactcttcttccccagagctctcgtccaatgagagcgagggttcCCTGCACGGCAACACCTAACGTCACGGAAATGccaaacccggaaggggcagcccaccctcgcaaccatggtgttggcccacctctcgcccccgtgcggaacactcgacccagccacggtcccgactgtggcaactgctgctgctgctgtcgccacagacacccccggggccgacgctactgcTGCCCGCTCCCCGTCTGCCGCTGCCGACGCCGCTGCTGA